In the Nicotiana tabacum cultivar K326 chromosome 16, ASM71507v2, whole genome shotgun sequence genome, one interval contains:
- the LOC107802382 gene encoding putative late blight resistance protein homolog R1A-3, with the protein MEHILVKSLLEKLLKLSREDANLIAGAETEFRLLRELVELVNACLIEVAEMRRTHQLREDLSMRIITAVYRCEDGIDNFLVHQLKNKWPKFVDSDRGRRIIENLLVKIDGLLDTMMPQSSARAQSLPSSQKYILISNTLRDVKPTKVLERWMIEIKQSNPFHYVPREMEGPESEDDEVIGFDEEAEVVIKRLLGGSGGYHDVIVPIVGVVGQGKSTLARKIYHDTRMSHEFFSCYWITVGHLGKVKDICLSFLKGLITTRRWEQYEDMNENELEKIILGILEEESRRLIVLDDVRTTDVVDFFRRIFGKDGKGHRILMTTRHVAISQYANSHPHYLKFLTPDESFELLKMKVFGRRSCPDELIELGKRMAKKCRGIPILVVIIAGALRGWRSQIEWQIFEENMVGPEMNDDDSTTMYKFLNLIYDHLTEEMKLRFLYFNIFPRGFDIPAWKLIRLWIAECLIEYNPSSSLEERAEKCLKSLVDRNLVMVIQKSSCGHIKTCRVHDLWHDFCKEEAKRWSFQQVSEDIGSRIPETTRQLCVQSSVLNDFLSRKPFGEHLRSFYCFTSKQSQVRRSLSDIKHITKAFPLLRVLDFDSGHLVFSKEFLQLFLLRYIAISGDFKVIPEPLGKFLYLQTLILNTSNSTLEIKANIWKLLRLRHLHTNVPAELPPPPIPTGEPSCLQTLSLITPKSCTKDVFAKACNLKKLGIRGNMEAFLETSKGGWRNLGELKCLERLMIYNDGSNYSSKPHLPPSFFKIRRTLKKLTLSKTMFDWSEADILGQLECLEVLKLKENAFKGMSWEVERGAFNNLQVLWIEGADLKNWEASEYHFPKLRHLVLKFCENLQAVPYELADVPSFEEMKLENTRKAAESAREIQRRKLMKSIKFKLTLSPPDTE; encoded by the exons ATGGAACATATCTTGGTGAAATCTCTGTTGGAGAAATTGTTGAAGCTGTCACGTGAAGATGCGAATTTGATCGCAGGTGCAGAGACTGAATTTCGACTTCTCCGCGAACTAGTTGAACTAGTTAACGCCTGCCTTATCGAAGTTGCAGAAATGAGAAGGACGCATCAATTGAGAGAAGATTTGAGCATGCGCATTATAACTGCAGTATATAGATGTGAGGACGGCATTGATAACTTCCTGGTTCACCAACTGAAAAATAAATGGCCAAAATTCGTAGATTCTGACCGCGGGAGAAGAATAATCGAGAATCTTTTGGTAAAGATCGATGGCCTCCTTGACACGATGATGCCACAATCTTCCGCCAGAGCACAATCTCTTCCGTCCAGCCAAAAATATATTCTGATTTCAAATACCCTGCGTGATGTCAAGCCTACCAAGGTGCTTGAGCGTTGGATGATTGAGATTAAGCAATCTAACCCTTTCCATTACGTTCCAAGAGAGATGGAG GGTCCTGAGTCAGAGGATGACGAAGTGATCGGCTTTGATGAGGAAGCAGAAGTAGTGATCAAACGACTTCTTGGAGGATCAGGCGGCTATCATGATGTAATTGTTCCTATTGTGGGTGTGGTTGGACAGGGCAAAAGCACACTGGCAAGAAAAATATATCATGATACTCGAATGTCGCATGAATTTTTCAGCTGCTATTGGATTACCGTCGGCCATTTAGGTAAGGTGAAGGatatttgtctttcttttctcaAAGGGCTGATCACCACAAGACGCTGGGAACAATATGAAGATATGAATGAAAATGAATTAGAGAAGATAATACTTGGTATTTTGGAAGAAGAAAGTAGACGTCTCATTGTCTTGGACGATGTGCGGACCACTGATGTTGTTGATTTCTTCAGAAGGATTTTTGGAAAAGATGGGAAAGGTCACCGTATCCTGATGACCACTCGCCATGTGGCTATTTCTCAATATGCCAATTCACATCCTCATTATCTGAAATTTCTGACTCCAGACGAAAGTTTTGAGTTGTTAAAAATGAAAGTTTTCGGCCGGAGAAGTTGTCCTGATGAGTTAATCGAACTTGGAAAAAGAATGGCAAAAAAATGTAGAGGAATACCGATTTTGGTAGTGATAATTGCAGGAGCATTAAGAGGTTGGAGGAGCCAAATAGAATGGCAAATATTCGAGGAAAATATGGTGGGACCTGAGATGAATGACGATGACAGTACAACCATGTATAAATTTCTAAACCTGATTTACGATCATTTGACTGAGGAAATGAAGTTGCGCTTCTTGTATTTCAACATCTTTCCGCGAGGATTTGATATCCCAGCTTGGAAATTGATCCGCTTATGGATTGCTGAGTGCTTAATAGAGTACAACCCATCGTCATCGCTTGAGGAGAGAGCAGAAAAATGTTTGAAAAGCCTCGTCGATAGGAATCTAGTAATGGTGATCCAAAAAAGCTCTTGTGGTCATATAAAAACATGTCGTGTTCATGACCTTTGGCACGACTTTTGCAAAGAGGAGGCCAAAAGATGGTCTTTTCAACAAGTATCTGAAGATATTGGCAGTAGAATACCAGAGACTACTCGTCAATTGTGTGTTCAATCCTCTGTTCTGAATGATTTTCTCTCCAGAAAGCCATTTGGAGAGCATCTTAGATCTTTTTACTGTTTTACCTCAAAACAAAGTCAAGTGAGGAGGTCGCTAAGTGACATCAAACACATCACCAAAGCCTTTCCATTGCTTAGGGTTTTGGACTTTGACTCCGGCCATCTTGTTTTCTCCAAAGAGTTTCTCCAATTATTTCTATTGAGATATATTGCTATCTCAGGTGACTTCAAGGTTATTCCTGAACCCTTGGGTAAATTCTTATATTTACAAACTCTTATACTTAATACATCAAATTCCACCCTTGAGATAAAAGCAAACATATGGAAGTTGTTGCGGTTGAGGCATCTTCACACCAACGTCCCTGCAGAATTGCCGCCACCTCCTATCCCAACAGGTGAACCTTCTTGCCTACAAACTCTTTCTCTGATTACACCGAAAAGTTGCACGAAAGATGTCTTTGCAAAAGCTTGTAATCTAAAAAAGTTGGGTATCCGAGGGAATATGGAGGCTTTCCTTGAAACTAGCAAGGGTGGATGGCGAAATCTTGGAGAGCTAAAGTGCCTGGAACGTTTGATGATATACAATGATGGTTCTAATTACTCGAGTAAACCTCATCTTCCTCCATCATTCTTCAAGATTCGACGCACACTGAAGAAGTTAACTCTGTCTAAGACGATGTTTGATTGGAGCGAGGCAGATATATTGGGGCAGTTGGAATGCCTCGAGGtcctgaaattgaaagaaaatgcaTTCAAGGGGATGTCCTGGGAAGTGGAGCGAGGTGCTTTTAATAACCTCCAGGTCTTATGGATTGAAGGGGCAGACTTGAAAAATTGGGAGGCTTCAGAATATCATTTCCCAAAACTTAGGCACCTTGTTCttaaattttgtgaaaatcttCAAGCAGTGCCATATGAGCTGGCTGATGTTCCTAGCTTTGAAGAGATGAAGCTGGAGAACACAAGAAAAGCAGCTGAGTCAGCGAGAGAAATACAGCGCAGGAAACTCATGAAAAGCATCAAATTCAAGCTCACGTTATCGCCCCCTGATACTGAATAG